The Callithrix jacchus isolate 240 chromosome X, calJac240_pri, whole genome shotgun sequence genome contains a region encoding:
- the ATP2B3 gene encoding plasma membrane calcium-transporting ATPase 3 isoform X6, which yields MGDMANSSIEFHPKPQQQREAPHAGGFGCTLAELRTLMELRGAEALQKIEETYGDVSGLCRRLKTSPTVGLADNTNDLEKRRQIYGQNFIPPKQPKTFLQLVWEALQDVTLIILEVAAIVSLGLSFYAPPGEESEACGNVSGGTEDEGEAEAGWIEGAAILLSVICVVLVTAFNDWSKEKQFRGLQSRIEQEQKFTVIRNGQLLQVPVAALVVGDIAQVKYGDLLPADGVLIQANDLKIDESSLTGESDHVRKSADKDPMLLSGTHVMEGSGRMVVTAVGVNSQTGIIFTLLGAGGEEEEKKDKKGKQQDGAMESSQTKGSNLGDGVPLCAAKRQDGAVAMEMQPLKSAEGGEMEDREKKRARAPKKEKSVLQGKLTKLAVQIGKAGLVMSAITVIILVLYFVIETFVVEGRTWLAECTPVYVQYFVKFFIIGVTVLVVAVPEGLPLAVTISLAYSVKKMMKDNNLVRHLDACETMGNATAICSDKTGTLTTNRMTVVQSYLGDTHYKEIPAPSALTPKILDLLVHAISINSAYTTKILPPEKEGALPRQVGNKTECALLGFVLDLKRDFQPVREQIPEDKLYKVYTFNSVRKSMSTVIRMPDGGFRLFSKGASEILLKNFRPRDRDDIVRKIIEPMACDGLRTICIAYRDFPEGQEPDWDNENEVVSDLTCIAVVGIEDPVRPEVPEAIRKCQRAGITVRMVTGDNINTARAIAAKCGIIQPGEDFLCLEGKEFNRRIRNEKGEIEQERLDKVWPKLRVLARSSPTDKHTLVKGIIDSTSGEQRQVVAVTGDGTNDGPALKKADVGFAMGIAGTDVAKEASDIILTDDNFTSIVKAVMWGRNVYDSISKFLQFQLTVNVVAVIVAFTGACITQDSPLKAVQMLWVNLIMDTFASLALATEPPTESLLLRKPYGRDKPLISRTMMKNILGHAVYQLAIIFTLLFVGELFFDIDSGRNAPLHSPPSEHYTIIFNTFVMMQLFNEINARKIHGERNVFDGIFSNPIFCTIVLGTFGIQIVIVQFGGKPFSCSPLSTEQWLWCLFVGVGELVWGQVIATIPTSQLKCLKEAGHGPGKDEMTDEELAEGEEEIDHAERELRRGQILWFRGLNRIQTQMEVVSTFKRSASLQGAVRRRSSVLSQLHDIRVVKAFRSSLYEGLEKPESKTSIHNFMATPEFLINDYTHNIPLIDDTDVDENEERLRAPPPPSPNQNNNAIDSGIYLTTHVTKSATSSVSPSSPRSSLHSVETAL from the exons GCCTGGCGGACAACACCAATGACCTGGAGAAGCGCAGGCAGATCTACGGGCAGAACTTCATCCCGCCCAAGCAGCCCAAGACTTTCCTGCAGCTGGTATGGGAGGCCCTGCAGGACGTCACCCTCATCATCCTGGAGGTGGCTGCCATCGTCTCCCTGGGCCTCTCATTCTACGCACCGCCAGGAGAGGAGAGTGAAG CTTGCGGGAATGTGTCAGGAGGCACAGAAGATGAGGGCGAGGCAGAGGCTGGCTGGATCGAGGGGGCTGCCATCCTGCTGTCCGTCATCTGTGTGGTGCTGGTGACGGCCTTCAATGACTGGAGCAAGGAGAAGCAGTTCCGAGGCCTGCAGAGCCGGATTGAGCAGGAGCAGAAGTTCACGGTCATCCGGAATGGGCAGCTCCTCCAGGTCCCCGTGGCTGCGCTGGTGGTGGGGGACATTGCCCAGGTCAAGTACG GAGACCTGCTGCCAGCCGATGGCGTGCTCATCCAGGCCAACGACCTCAAGATCGACGAGAGCTCCCTGACAGGCGAGTCTGACCACGTGCGCAAGTCAGCTGACAAAGACCCCATGCTGCTCTCAG GCACTCATGTCATGGAAGGTTCTGGAAGAATGGTGGTGACTGCTGTTGGCGTGAACTCCCAGACAGGCATCATCTTCACACTGCTTGGAGCTGgcggagaggaagaagagaagaaggataAGAAAG GCAAGCAGCAGGATGGGGCCATGGAGAGTAGCCAGACCAAAG GCTCTAACCTTGGCGATGGGGTTCCTCTGTGTGCAGCTAAGAGGCAGGATGGGGCAGTGGCCATGGAAATGCAACCCCTGAAGAGTGCGGAGGGTGGGGAAATGGAGGATCGGGAGAAGAAGAGAGCCCGCGCACCCAAGAAAGAGAAGTCTGTTCTTCAGGGGAAGCTCACGAAGCTAGCCGTGCAGATCGGGAAAGCAG GGCTGGTGATGTCTGCCATCACTGTGATCATCCTGGTCCTCTACTTTGTGATCGAGACGTTTGTTGTGGAGGGCCGGACGTGGCTGGCGGAGTGCACGCCGGTCTATGTGCAGTACTTTGTGAAGTTCTTCATCATCGGTGTCACTGTGCTGGTCGTGGCTGTCCCAGAGGGCCTGCCTCTTGCTGTCACCATCTCCTTAGCTTACTCTGTCAAG AAAATGATGAAAGACAACAACCTGGTGCGCCACCTGGATGCCTGTGAGACCATGGGTAATGCCACAGCCATCTGTTCTGACAAGACGGGCACGCTCACCACCAACCGCATGACCGTGGTCCAGTCCTATCTAGGGGACACCCACTACAAAGAGATTCCGGCCCCCAGCGCCCTGACCCCTAAGATCCTTGACCTCTTGGTCCATGCCATCTCCATCAACAGTGCCTATACCACCAAAATACTA CCTCCTGAGAAGGAAGGCGCCCTCCCACGCCAGGTGGGCAACAAGACAGAGTGCGCCCTACTGGGCTTTGTCCTGGACCTGAAGCGGGACTTCCAGCCCGTGCGGGAGCAGATCCCGGAAGACAAACTTTACAAAGTGTACACCTTCAACTCAGTCCGCAAGTCCATGAGCACAGTCATCCGCATGCCTGACGGTGGCTTCCGCCTCTTCAGCAAGGGGGCCTCGGAGATCCTGCTGAAAAA CTTTCGGCCTCGGGACCGAGACGACATAGTGAGGAAGATCATCGAGCCGATGGCTTGTGACGGTCTCCGCACCATCTGCATCGCGTACCGGGACTTCCCTGAAGGCCAGGAACCTGACTGGGACAATGAGAACGAGGTTGTGAGTGACCTCACCTGCATAGCTGTCGTGGGCATTGAGGACCCTGTGCGGCCCGAG GTCCCTGAAGCTATCCGAAAATGCCAGCGTGCTGGTATCACAGTTCGCATGGTGACTGGGGACAACATCAACACGGCCCGGGCCATTGCGGCCAAATGTGGCATCATCCAGCCCGGGGAGGACTTCCTGTGCCTGGAAGGGAAAGAATTCAACCGGCGGATCCGCAACGAGAAAGGCGAG ATAGAACAGGAGCGGCTGGACAAGGTGTGGCCCAAGCTGAGGGTGCTGGCCCGGTCATCTCCCACCGACAAACACACTCTGGTCAAAG GGATTATCGACAGCACCAGTGGCGAGCAGCGGCAGGTGGTGGCTGTGACTGGGGATGGCACCAACGATGGGCCGGCCCTCAAGAAGGCGGACGTGGGCTTTGCCATG GGCATCGCGGGGACCGATGTGGCCAAGGAGGCGTCCGACATCATCCTGACAGATGACAACTTCACCAGCATCGTCAAGGCCGTCATGTGGGGCCGCAACGTCTACGACAGCATCTCCAAGTTCCTGCAGTTCCAACTGACAGTCAACGTGGTGGCCGTGATCGTGGCCTTCACAGGTGCATGCATTACTCAG GACTCTCCTCTCAAAGCCGTGCAGATGTTGTGGGTGAACTTGATCATGGATACCTTTGCCTCTCTGGCCCTGGCGACGGAGCCTCCCACAGAGTCACTGCTGCTGCGAAAGCCATATGGCCGAGACAAGCCCCTCATCTCCCGCACCATGATGAAGAATATCCTGGGCCACGCTGTGTACCAGCTCGCCATCATCTTCACCCTGCTCTTTGTCG GAGAGCTCTTCTTCGACATCGACAGCGGAAGGAACGCGCCCCTGCACTCACCCCCCTCAGAGCACTATACCATCATCTTCAACACCTTCGTCATGATGCAGCTGTTCAATGAGATCAACGCCCGCAAGATCCACGGCGAGAGGAACGTCTTCGATGGCATCTTCAGCAACCCCATCTTCTGCACCATCGTCCTGGGCACTTTCGGGATCCAG ATTGTTATCGTCCAGTTCGGCGGGAAGCCCTTCAGCTGCTCCCCGCTGTCCACGGAACAGTGGCTCTGGTGCCTGTTTGTTGGTGTTGGGGAGCTGGTCTGGGGACAG GTCATTGCCACCATCCCCACCAGCCAGCTCAAGTGCCTGAAGGAAGCTGGGCATGGACCGGGGAAGGATGAGATGACAGACGAGGAGCTAGCCGAAGGCGAGGAAGAGATTGACCACGCCGAGCGGGAGCTCCGCAGGGGCCAGATCCTCTGGTTCCGGGGCCTGAACCGGATTCAGACCCAG ATGGAGGTAGTGAGTACCTTCAAGAGAAGCGCTTCATTGCAGGGTGCTGTGCGCCGGCGGTCCTCGGTCCTCAGCCAGCTCCATGAC ATCCGGGTGGTGAAAGCATTCCGTAGCTCACTCTACGAAGGCCTGGAGAAACCAGAATCCAAGACCTCCATTCACAACTTCATGGCCACGCCTGAGTTTCTGATCAACGACTATACCCACAACATCCCGCTCATCGATGACACGGATGTGGATGAGAACGAGGAGCGCCTCCGGGCCCCCCCGCCCCCGTCCCCCAACCAGAACAACAACGCCATAGACAGTGGCATCTATCTGACCACGCATGTCACCAAGTCAGCTACCTCTTCAGTGTCTCCCTCCAGTCCCAGGAGCTCGCTCCACAGCGTGGAGACGGCCCTCTAA
- the ATP2B3 gene encoding plasma membrane calcium-transporting ATPase 3 isoform X13, which produces MGDMANSSIEFHPKPQQQREAPHAGGFGCTLAELRTLMELRGAEALQKIEETYGDVSGLCRRLKTSPTVGLADNTNDLEKRRQIYGQNFIPPKQPKTFLQLVWEALQDVTLIILEVAAIVSLGLSFYAPPGEESEACGNVSGGTEDEGEAEAGWIEGAAILLSVICVVLVTAFNDWSKEKQFRGLQSRIEQEQKFTVIRNGQLLQVPVAALVVGDIAQVKYGDLLPADGVLIQANDLKIDESSLTGESDHVRKSADKDPMLLSGTHVMEGSGRMVVTAVGVNSQTGIIFTLLGAGGEEEEKKDKKGKQQDGAMESSQTKGSNLGDGVPLCAAKRQDGAVAMEMQPLKSAEGGEMEDREKKRARAPKKEKSVLQGKLTKLAVQIGKAGLVMSAITVIILVLYFVIETFVVEGRTWLAECTPVYVQYFVKFFIIGVTVLVVAVPEGLPLAVTISLAYSVKKMMKDNNLVRHLDACETMGNATAICSDKTGTLTTNRMTVVQSYLGDTHYKEIPAPSALTPKILDLLVHAISINSAYTTKILPPEKEGALPRQVGNKTECALLGFVLDLKRDFQPVREQIPEDKLYKVYTFNSVRKSMSTVIRMPDGGFRLFSKGASEILLKNFRPRDRDDIVRKIIEPMACDGLRTICIAYRDFPEGQEPDWDNENEVVSDLTCIAVVGIEDPVRPEVPEAIRKCQRAGITVRMVTGDNINTARAIAAKCGIIQPGEDFLCLEGKEFNRRIRNEKGEIEQERLDKVWPKLRVLARSSPTDKHTLVKGIIDSTSGEQRQVVAVTGDGTNDGPALKKADVGFAMGIAGTDVAKEASDIILTDDNFTSIVKAVMWGRNVYDSISKFLQFQLTVNVVAVIVAFTGACITQDSPLKAVQMLWVNLIMDTFASLALATEPPTESLLLRKPYGRDKPLISRTMMKNILGHAVYQLAIIFTLLFVGELFFDIDSGRNAPLHSPPSEHYTIIFNTFVMMQLFNEINARKIHGERNVFDGIFSNPIFCTIVLGTFGIQIVIVQFGGKPFSCSPLSTEQWLWCLFVGVGELVWGQVIATIPTSQLKCLKEAGHGPGKDEMTDEELAEGEEEIDHAERELRRGQILWFRGLNRIQTQIRVVKAFRSSLYEGLEKPESKTSIHNFMATPEFLINDYTHNIPLIDDTDVDENEERLRAPPPPSPNQNNNAIDSGIYLTTHVTKSATSSVSPSSPRSSLHSVETAL; this is translated from the exons GCCTGGCGGACAACACCAATGACCTGGAGAAGCGCAGGCAGATCTACGGGCAGAACTTCATCCCGCCCAAGCAGCCCAAGACTTTCCTGCAGCTGGTATGGGAGGCCCTGCAGGACGTCACCCTCATCATCCTGGAGGTGGCTGCCATCGTCTCCCTGGGCCTCTCATTCTACGCACCGCCAGGAGAGGAGAGTGAAG CTTGCGGGAATGTGTCAGGAGGCACAGAAGATGAGGGCGAGGCAGAGGCTGGCTGGATCGAGGGGGCTGCCATCCTGCTGTCCGTCATCTGTGTGGTGCTGGTGACGGCCTTCAATGACTGGAGCAAGGAGAAGCAGTTCCGAGGCCTGCAGAGCCGGATTGAGCAGGAGCAGAAGTTCACGGTCATCCGGAATGGGCAGCTCCTCCAGGTCCCCGTGGCTGCGCTGGTGGTGGGGGACATTGCCCAGGTCAAGTACG GAGACCTGCTGCCAGCCGATGGCGTGCTCATCCAGGCCAACGACCTCAAGATCGACGAGAGCTCCCTGACAGGCGAGTCTGACCACGTGCGCAAGTCAGCTGACAAAGACCCCATGCTGCTCTCAG GCACTCATGTCATGGAAGGTTCTGGAAGAATGGTGGTGACTGCTGTTGGCGTGAACTCCCAGACAGGCATCATCTTCACACTGCTTGGAGCTGgcggagaggaagaagagaagaaggataAGAAAG GCAAGCAGCAGGATGGGGCCATGGAGAGTAGCCAGACCAAAG GCTCTAACCTTGGCGATGGGGTTCCTCTGTGTGCAGCTAAGAGGCAGGATGGGGCAGTGGCCATGGAAATGCAACCCCTGAAGAGTGCGGAGGGTGGGGAAATGGAGGATCGGGAGAAGAAGAGAGCCCGCGCACCCAAGAAAGAGAAGTCTGTTCTTCAGGGGAAGCTCACGAAGCTAGCCGTGCAGATCGGGAAAGCAG GGCTGGTGATGTCTGCCATCACTGTGATCATCCTGGTCCTCTACTTTGTGATCGAGACGTTTGTTGTGGAGGGCCGGACGTGGCTGGCGGAGTGCACGCCGGTCTATGTGCAGTACTTTGTGAAGTTCTTCATCATCGGTGTCACTGTGCTGGTCGTGGCTGTCCCAGAGGGCCTGCCTCTTGCTGTCACCATCTCCTTAGCTTACTCTGTCAAG AAAATGATGAAAGACAACAACCTGGTGCGCCACCTGGATGCCTGTGAGACCATGGGTAATGCCACAGCCATCTGTTCTGACAAGACGGGCACGCTCACCACCAACCGCATGACCGTGGTCCAGTCCTATCTAGGGGACACCCACTACAAAGAGATTCCGGCCCCCAGCGCCCTGACCCCTAAGATCCTTGACCTCTTGGTCCATGCCATCTCCATCAACAGTGCCTATACCACCAAAATACTA CCTCCTGAGAAGGAAGGCGCCCTCCCACGCCAGGTGGGCAACAAGACAGAGTGCGCCCTACTGGGCTTTGTCCTGGACCTGAAGCGGGACTTCCAGCCCGTGCGGGAGCAGATCCCGGAAGACAAACTTTACAAAGTGTACACCTTCAACTCAGTCCGCAAGTCCATGAGCACAGTCATCCGCATGCCTGACGGTGGCTTCCGCCTCTTCAGCAAGGGGGCCTCGGAGATCCTGCTGAAAAA CTTTCGGCCTCGGGACCGAGACGACATAGTGAGGAAGATCATCGAGCCGATGGCTTGTGACGGTCTCCGCACCATCTGCATCGCGTACCGGGACTTCCCTGAAGGCCAGGAACCTGACTGGGACAATGAGAACGAGGTTGTGAGTGACCTCACCTGCATAGCTGTCGTGGGCATTGAGGACCCTGTGCGGCCCGAG GTCCCTGAAGCTATCCGAAAATGCCAGCGTGCTGGTATCACAGTTCGCATGGTGACTGGGGACAACATCAACACGGCCCGGGCCATTGCGGCCAAATGTGGCATCATCCAGCCCGGGGAGGACTTCCTGTGCCTGGAAGGGAAAGAATTCAACCGGCGGATCCGCAACGAGAAAGGCGAG ATAGAACAGGAGCGGCTGGACAAGGTGTGGCCCAAGCTGAGGGTGCTGGCCCGGTCATCTCCCACCGACAAACACACTCTGGTCAAAG GGATTATCGACAGCACCAGTGGCGAGCAGCGGCAGGTGGTGGCTGTGACTGGGGATGGCACCAACGATGGGCCGGCCCTCAAGAAGGCGGACGTGGGCTTTGCCATG GGCATCGCGGGGACCGATGTGGCCAAGGAGGCGTCCGACATCATCCTGACAGATGACAACTTCACCAGCATCGTCAAGGCCGTCATGTGGGGCCGCAACGTCTACGACAGCATCTCCAAGTTCCTGCAGTTCCAACTGACAGTCAACGTGGTGGCCGTGATCGTGGCCTTCACAGGTGCATGCATTACTCAG GACTCTCCTCTCAAAGCCGTGCAGATGTTGTGGGTGAACTTGATCATGGATACCTTTGCCTCTCTGGCCCTGGCGACGGAGCCTCCCACAGAGTCACTGCTGCTGCGAAAGCCATATGGCCGAGACAAGCCCCTCATCTCCCGCACCATGATGAAGAATATCCTGGGCCACGCTGTGTACCAGCTCGCCATCATCTTCACCCTGCTCTTTGTCG GAGAGCTCTTCTTCGACATCGACAGCGGAAGGAACGCGCCCCTGCACTCACCCCCCTCAGAGCACTATACCATCATCTTCAACACCTTCGTCATGATGCAGCTGTTCAATGAGATCAACGCCCGCAAGATCCACGGCGAGAGGAACGTCTTCGATGGCATCTTCAGCAACCCCATCTTCTGCACCATCGTCCTGGGCACTTTCGGGATCCAG ATTGTTATCGTCCAGTTCGGCGGGAAGCCCTTCAGCTGCTCCCCGCTGTCCACGGAACAGTGGCTCTGGTGCCTGTTTGTTGGTGTTGGGGAGCTGGTCTGGGGACAG GTCATTGCCACCATCCCCACCAGCCAGCTCAAGTGCCTGAAGGAAGCTGGGCATGGACCGGGGAAGGATGAGATGACAGACGAGGAGCTAGCCGAAGGCGAGGAAGAGATTGACCACGCCGAGCGGGAGCTCCGCAGGGGCCAGATCCTCTGGTTCCGGGGCCTGAACCGGATTCAGACCCAG ATCCGGGTGGTGAAAGCATTCCGTAGCTCACTCTACGAAGGCCTGGAGAAACCAGAATCCAAGACCTCCATTCACAACTTCATGGCCACGCCTGAGTTTCTGATCAACGACTATACCCACAACATCCCGCTCATCGATGACACGGATGTGGATGAGAACGAGGAGCGCCTCCGGGCCCCCCCGCCCCCGTCCCCCAACCAGAACAACAACGCCATAGACAGTGGCATCTATCTGACCACGCATGTCACCAAGTCAGCTACCTCTTCAGTGTCTCCCTCCAGTCCCAGGAGCTCGCTCCACAGCGTGGAGACGGCCCTCTAA
- the ATP2B3 gene encoding plasma membrane calcium-transporting ATPase 3 isoform X16: MGDMANSSIEFHPKPQQQREAPHAGGFGCTLAELRTLMELRGAEALQKIEETYGDVSGLCRRLKTSPTVGLADNTNDLEKRRQIYGQNFIPPKQPKTFLQLVWEALQDVTLIILEVAAIVSLGLSFYAPPGEESEACGNVSGGTEDEGEAEAGWIEGAAILLSVICVVLVTAFNDWSKEKQFRGLQSRIEQEQKFTVIRNGQLLQVPVAALVVGDIAQVKYGDLLPADGVLIQANDLKIDESSLTGESDHVRKSADKDPMLLSGTHVMEGSGRMVVTAVGVNSQTGIIFTLLGAGGEEEEKKDKKGKQQDGAMESSQTKAKRQDGAVAMEMQPLKSAEGGEMEDREKKRARAPKKEKSVLQGKLTKLAVQIGKAGLVMSAITVIILVLYFVIETFVVEGRTWLAECTPVYVQYFVKFFIIGVTVLVVAVPEGLPLAVTISLAYSVKKMMKDNNLVRHLDACETMGNATAICSDKTGTLTTNRMTVVQSYLGDTHYKEIPAPSALTPKILDLLVHAISINSAYTTKILPPEKEGALPRQVGNKTECALLGFVLDLKRDFQPVREQIPEDKLYKVYTFNSVRKSMSTVIRMPDGGFRLFSKGASEILLKKCTNILNSNGELRSFRPRDRDDIVRKIIEPMACDGLRTICIAYRDFPEGQEPDWDNENEVVSDLTCIAVVGIEDPVRPEVPEAIRKCQRAGITVRMVTGDNINTARAIAAKCGIIQPGEDFLCLEGKEFNRRIRNEKGEIEQERLDKVWPKLRVLARSSPTDKHTLVKGIIDSTSGEQRQVVAVTGDGTNDGPALKKADVGFAMGIAGTDVAKEASDIILTDDNFTSIVKAVMWGRNVYDSISKFLQFQLTVNVVAVIVAFTGACITQDSPLKAVQMLWVNLIMDTFASLALATEPPTESLLLRKPYGRDKPLISRTMMKNILGHAVYQLAIIFTLLFVGELFFDIDSGRNAPLHSPPSEHYTIIFNTFVMMQLFNEINARKIHGERNVFDGIFSNPIFCTIVLGTFGIQIVIVQFGGKPFSCSPLSTEQWLWCLFVGVGELVWGQVIATIPTSQLKCLKEAGHGPGKDEMTDEELAEGEEEIDHAERELRRGQILWFRGLNRIQTQMEVVSTFKRSASLQGAVRRRSSVLSQLHDVTNLSTPTHVILSAANPASAAGNPGGESIP, translated from the exons GCCTGGCGGACAACACCAATGACCTGGAGAAGCGCAGGCAGATCTACGGGCAGAACTTCATCCCGCCCAAGCAGCCCAAGACTTTCCTGCAGCTGGTATGGGAGGCCCTGCAGGACGTCACCCTCATCATCCTGGAGGTGGCTGCCATCGTCTCCCTGGGCCTCTCATTCTACGCACCGCCAGGAGAGGAGAGTGAAG CTTGCGGGAATGTGTCAGGAGGCACAGAAGATGAGGGCGAGGCAGAGGCTGGCTGGATCGAGGGGGCTGCCATCCTGCTGTCCGTCATCTGTGTGGTGCTGGTGACGGCCTTCAATGACTGGAGCAAGGAGAAGCAGTTCCGAGGCCTGCAGAGCCGGATTGAGCAGGAGCAGAAGTTCACGGTCATCCGGAATGGGCAGCTCCTCCAGGTCCCCGTGGCTGCGCTGGTGGTGGGGGACATTGCCCAGGTCAAGTACG GAGACCTGCTGCCAGCCGATGGCGTGCTCATCCAGGCCAACGACCTCAAGATCGACGAGAGCTCCCTGACAGGCGAGTCTGACCACGTGCGCAAGTCAGCTGACAAAGACCCCATGCTGCTCTCAG GCACTCATGTCATGGAAGGTTCTGGAAGAATGGTGGTGACTGCTGTTGGCGTGAACTCCCAGACAGGCATCATCTTCACACTGCTTGGAGCTGgcggagaggaagaagagaagaaggataAGAAAG GCAAGCAGCAGGATGGGGCCATGGAGAGTAGCCAGACCAAAG CTAAGAGGCAGGATGGGGCAGTGGCCATGGAAATGCAACCCCTGAAGAGTGCGGAGGGTGGGGAAATGGAGGATCGGGAGAAGAAGAGAGCCCGCGCACCCAAGAAAGAGAAGTCTGTTCTTCAGGGGAAGCTCACGAAGCTAGCCGTGCAGATCGGGAAAGCAG GGCTGGTGATGTCTGCCATCACTGTGATCATCCTGGTCCTCTACTTTGTGATCGAGACGTTTGTTGTGGAGGGCCGGACGTGGCTGGCGGAGTGCACGCCGGTCTATGTGCAGTACTTTGTGAAGTTCTTCATCATCGGTGTCACTGTGCTGGTCGTGGCTGTCCCAGAGGGCCTGCCTCTTGCTGTCACCATCTCCTTAGCTTACTCTGTCAAG AAAATGATGAAAGACAACAACCTGGTGCGCCACCTGGATGCCTGTGAGACCATGGGTAATGCCACAGCCATCTGTTCTGACAAGACGGGCACGCTCACCACCAACCGCATGACCGTGGTCCAGTCCTATCTAGGGGACACCCACTACAAAGAGATTCCGGCCCCCAGCGCCCTGACCCCTAAGATCCTTGACCTCTTGGTCCATGCCATCTCCATCAACAGTGCCTATACCACCAAAATACTA CCTCCTGAGAAGGAAGGCGCCCTCCCACGCCAGGTGGGCAACAAGACAGAGTGCGCCCTACTGGGCTTTGTCCTGGACCTGAAGCGGGACTTCCAGCCCGTGCGGGAGCAGATCCCGGAAGACAAACTTTACAAAGTGTACACCTTCAACTCAGTCCGCAAGTCCATGAGCACAGTCATCCGCATGCCTGACGGTGGCTTCCGCCTCTTCAGCAAGGGGGCCTCGGAGATCCTGCTGAAAAA GTGCACCAACATCTTAAACAGCAATGGTGAACTCCGCAGCTTTCGGCCTCGGGACCGAGACGACATAGTGAGGAAGATCATCGAGCCGATGGCTTGTGACGGTCTCCGCACCATCTGCATCGCGTACCGGGACTTCCCTGAAGGCCAGGAACCTGACTGGGACAATGAGAACGAGGTTGTGAGTGACCTCACCTGCATAGCTGTCGTGGGCATTGAGGACCCTGTGCGGCCCGAG GTCCCTGAAGCTATCCGAAAATGCCAGCGTGCTGGTATCACAGTTCGCATGGTGACTGGGGACAACATCAACACGGCCCGGGCCATTGCGGCCAAATGTGGCATCATCCAGCCCGGGGAGGACTTCCTGTGCCTGGAAGGGAAAGAATTCAACCGGCGGATCCGCAACGAGAAAGGCGAG ATAGAACAGGAGCGGCTGGACAAGGTGTGGCCCAAGCTGAGGGTGCTGGCCCGGTCATCTCCCACCGACAAACACACTCTGGTCAAAG GGATTATCGACAGCACCAGTGGCGAGCAGCGGCAGGTGGTGGCTGTGACTGGGGATGGCACCAACGATGGGCCGGCCCTCAAGAAGGCGGACGTGGGCTTTGCCATG GGCATCGCGGGGACCGATGTGGCCAAGGAGGCGTCCGACATCATCCTGACAGATGACAACTTCACCAGCATCGTCAAGGCCGTCATGTGGGGCCGCAACGTCTACGACAGCATCTCCAAGTTCCTGCAGTTCCAACTGACAGTCAACGTGGTGGCCGTGATCGTGGCCTTCACAGGTGCATGCATTACTCAG GACTCTCCTCTCAAAGCCGTGCAGATGTTGTGGGTGAACTTGATCATGGATACCTTTGCCTCTCTGGCCCTGGCGACGGAGCCTCCCACAGAGTCACTGCTGCTGCGAAAGCCATATGGCCGAGACAAGCCCCTCATCTCCCGCACCATGATGAAGAATATCCTGGGCCACGCTGTGTACCAGCTCGCCATCATCTTCACCCTGCTCTTTGTCG GAGAGCTCTTCTTCGACATCGACAGCGGAAGGAACGCGCCCCTGCACTCACCCCCCTCAGAGCACTATACCATCATCTTCAACACCTTCGTCATGATGCAGCTGTTCAATGAGATCAACGCCCGCAAGATCCACGGCGAGAGGAACGTCTTCGATGGCATCTTCAGCAACCCCATCTTCTGCACCATCGTCCTGGGCACTTTCGGGATCCAG ATTGTTATCGTCCAGTTCGGCGGGAAGCCCTTCAGCTGCTCCCCGCTGTCCACGGAACAGTGGCTCTGGTGCCTGTTTGTTGGTGTTGGGGAGCTGGTCTGGGGACAG GTCATTGCCACCATCCCCACCAGCCAGCTCAAGTGCCTGAAGGAAGCTGGGCATGGACCGGGGAAGGATGAGATGACAGACGAGGAGCTAGCCGAAGGCGAGGAAGAGATTGACCACGCCGAGCGGGAGCTCCGCAGGGGCCAGATCCTCTGGTTCCGGGGCCTGAACCGGATTCAGACCCAG ATGGAGGTAGTGAGTACCTTCAAGAGAAGCGCTTCATTGCAGGGTGCTGTGCGCCGGCGGTCCTCGGTCCTCAGCCAGCTCCATGACGTAACCAATCTTTCTACCCCTACTCACGTAATTCTCTCTGCTGCCAATCCCGCCAGTGCTGCTGGGA ATCCGGGTGGTGAAAGCATTCCGTAG